The DNA segment TTTGGGCAAAATTGTGAGTGAGCCCACTCCCTTGGATGAGAAGCAGCCCCACACATGAATGGTCTCAGGATGCTTTACTGTTGGCCTGACACAGGACTGATGGTAGTGTTCACCTTTTCTTTTCCGGACAGGCCTTTTTCCAGATGCCCCAAACAATCGGAAAGGGGCTTGATCAGAGAATATGACTTCACCCCAGTCCTCAGCAGTCCACTCGCTGTACTTTCTGCAGAATACCAGTTCTTCCCTGATGGTTTTTTGGAGAGAAGTGGCTTCTTTGCTGCCCTTCTTGACACCTGGCCATCATCCAAAggtcttcacctcactgtgtgtgcagatgcgctcacacctgcctgctgccATTCCTGAGCAAGCTCTGCACTGGTGGCACTCCGATAGCGCAGCTGAATCATCTTTAGGAGGCGGTCCTGGTGTTTGCTGGACTTTCTTGAGCGCCCTGAAGCCGTCTTCACAATAATTGAACCTCTTTCCTTGAAGTTCTTGATGATCTGATAAACGGTTGATTTAGGTGCAGTCTTAGTAGCAACAACATCCTTGCCTGTGAAGGCATTTTTATGTAACACAATGATGGCTACATGTGTTTCCTTGCAGGTAACCatgtttaacaggaagaacaatGATGTCAAGCATCCAGTCTGCTATTCTAACTCAAGCTTTTGGCCACAGctgtacagtaaaaaaacaaacactgcataAGAACTATTCATTGGTTTTAATCATCATGAGATGTTTCTTGTGTGACATTTTGATAATGAGACACATATGGAAGTGAACCAGCTGATATTAATTTGCACTAACTGGCAGGATTGCTTTCTAATTATTTATAGATTTCAGCTGGTTTCATGACTGCCCATGCCTTtctacctctctctctccctttcctctGTCATTTCTCATTATTACGCACAATTTATGGATTTCTacggtttgatttctttgcgtGTGTGGATCGGTTGTCACCCACACCTGGTGTCAGTAGCATCTTTGGAAATAAATTTACTGAAGAAATGATTGTActtatttttacttattttaccTGCTGGTAATCCTCTGTTATTAATGGTTTTATGTATTGCAAACTTAAAATATTTTGGTTTATTCGTATTGCTTTTAACTTAAGTTAATGTTTCCAGAATGGATCTCAGATATAAAACTGATGAAACAACTGATTAAGCAAAACATGCTAACAATTGTGTCAGATTTCATAAAATAAACAGATCATTGGTTTTTCATTGTAACCctcacagctcgtctgactgtgagtcccagcagctctcagttctttaaaggagactttgtgtctctgagctgtgaggaggacgacagctctgctggatggactctgaggagaaacacaagcaaacaacaGATGAGTCAATGTGAAGATGGGTGGGGAGAGGCAGTTGGTTCCTCCTGTGACATCAATGTTTTCCCATGGGACAAtggagtttactggtgtgagtccagagagggtcccatcagtaacatggttaacctgacagccactggtaagctgagtgtgtggagttagtgttgatgaagctgtgtgtaaatggatgaaatgctgtagtttgtctctgtgttgaggtggatcagtgatcctgcagagtcctgtcctccctgtgatggagggagatgacgtcactctgctctgtaaaacaaagaccactccctccaacctcccagctgctttctataaagatggctccctcatcaggaagcagcctacaggtcacatgaccatccagcatgtttccaggtctgatgaaggcctctacaagtgtgacatcagcagtcatggagagtctccatccagctggatcactgtcacaggtgacacactcacctgtctgtgtttctgcagctttcaacattcacaatgtgacgacaacttaatgactgtgtttgctttattttaggggaacacaccaccacacctccacctacatccacacctccacctacatccacacctccacctacatccacCTGTCCTCCTGGTTCCACCTCCATCACTCTTCCTCCAtcactctctcctcctgttctcTCTGTGTTGTCATCTGTTGGATCAGTCTGTGTTGTGGCTCTACTGGTTTTGCTGGTTCTGCTGGTGAGACGATGTGTTCACAGGAAACCTGAAGGTGAGACTCAGACTTCCTGATGTTTCATGTCTGAGTTTGTTTATTAGAATACATTTCACATTCATGATGACCACAGTAACAACTTTCTTACATGTAATCTCTGTTTACAGAACTTAtattattgtttaatt comes from the Maylandia zebra isolate NMK-2024a unplaced genomic scaffold, Mzebra_GT3a scaffold02, whole genome shotgun sequence genome and includes:
- the LOC112431091 gene encoding low affinity immunoglobulin gamma Fc region receptor III-like — its product is MKETSVLCLLFLISLLSCTTNQARLTVSPSSSQFFKGDFVSLSCEEDDSSAGWTLRRNTSKQQMSQCEDGWGEAVGSSCDINVFPWDNGVYWCESREGPISNMVNLTATGGSVILQSPVLPVMEGDDVTLLCKTKTTPSNLPAAFYKDGSLIRKQPTGHMTIQHVSRSDEGLYKCDISSHGESPSSWITVTGEHTTTPPPTSTPPPTSTPPPTSTCPPGSTSITLPPSLSPPVLSVLSSVGSVCVVALLVLLVLLVRRCVHRKPEGAQEEAAEDDIKYSDIRISNCQQQPVKGKRDFKPEPDVFYSSLK